The Mesorhizobium sp. AR02 genomic interval AAATCCTGATGTCGCGCTCCAGAAGATTGTTGTCGATCGGCATGCTGCCGTCCTCGGTGTAACGCGTCAGATATCCCCATTGGTTCAGGGTGTAGGAGACGGCGTCGCCGAGCTTGCTGTCCGGCAAGACTTTTGGGGCGATGTCGTCGAGCCATGCCTTGAGAGCATGGAGGATGGGGACACTATGTTGCTGGCGGAAGCGGCGAATGCAGTGATCTCGCGTTTCGCCGTCATCGGGGATTTCGTTCCGCGCCTGCCTTTCAACTCGGTAGAGCTGTTCGAAGAACCGGAGTGCCTGTTCCGGCGGCCCGCCGCCTTTCTTCCTCGCCTTTAGGGCATCGACGAAGCGCCGCCTGGAATGGGCCATGCATCCAAGATGCGTTGCCCCTTCCAGCGTGCGCCAGGCGGAATAGCCGTCGCTCATCACGATGCCGCGGTAATCGCCGAGGAAGGCCTGCGGGTGTATCTGGCCGCGGCCCGGCTGATATTCGAGCAGCACGATCGGCTCGTCACTGTCCTGGCCGCTCCGGTATGCCCACATGTACGAGGTGCTGGCGGCCTCTCTGTCCATTTCCTTCAGCACCTGGACCGTGGTCTCGTCACCATGGATGAGGGGCTGCGATCTGAGCCGCAGCTTCAGCGCGTCATAGATGCGGGAGAGATGCTTTTCGCTCGAGCCGATCACCCAGTGGCCCAGAGCGCCTCGGCTGACAGGAACGCCGGCGCGCTCGAATGCCTGCGCCAGGCGGTAGAGCGGTGTGCCGTCGACATACTTATGAACGAGCGCGAAGGCCAGCGTCGAGGCCGTAGCGATGCTGCCCGGCAAAGGTTGCGTGGGCATCGGCGCGGTCACGACCGGCG includes:
- the tnpC gene encoding IS66 family transposase, which codes for MNRPGEPTVEELMARIAALRAENRQLTERVVKLEEELALARLHRFAPRSEKHIDRLFNEAEQAADEDAADNEDGDVVVLPDTGLPASEGATGKKRGRKALPENLPRERVEYDLPDAQKACPCCRHQMHRMGETVTEQLHIEVKAKVLQNVRFKYACRHCDRTGISTPVVTAPMPTQPLPGSIATASTLAFALVHKYVDGTPLYRLAQAFERAGVPVSRGALGHWVIGSSEKHLSRIYDALKLRLRSQPLIHGDETTVQVLKEMDREAASTSYMWAYRSGQDSDEPIVLLEYQPGRGQIHPQAFLGDYRGIVMSDGYSAWRTLEGATHLGCMAHSRRRFVDALKARKKGGGPPEQALRFFEQLYRVERQARNEIPDDGETRDHCIRRFRQQHSVPILHALKAWLDDIAPKVLPDSKLGDAVSYTLNQWGYLTRYTEDGSMPIDNNLLERDIRIFATGRKSWLFSDTVDGAKASAIVYSLMLTCRACGVEPLAWLRHVLTELPQRPENVAIDDLLPFNFLKAAAA